A genomic region of Streptomyces diastaticus subsp. diastaticus contains the following coding sequences:
- a CDS encoding endonuclease/exonuclease/phosphatase family protein, whose amino-acid sequence MTAYDGSAAPGGAKAAKTARRRRPGRFGAAVSVLLAAVLLFPGLVPNARFRAGSLVETFLPWLGVLAALLLVVGLARRSPLAVGAALLPVAAWLLLFAPAATGGASGDGARLSVVQHNVSDENPDPVGTARALAAPAPDLIAVEELTEEAAPSYRRALREAYPHHVAYGTVALWSRHPLLSDEPVDLRPSGVGDQWRRGLRTVVRTPHGDIAVYVVHLPSLRITAEGMRTQRRDESARLLGRRLERERAGRVLVVGDLNGTLDDRGLAPVTRRLGRPQGHFAFSWPERFPVARIDHVLGRSAAVVDVRTLPATGSDHLPVLARVDPRGG is encoded by the coding sequence ATGACGGCGTACGACGGTTCCGCCGCGCCGGGCGGCGCGAAGGCGGCGAAGACGGCGCGGAGGCGGCGGCCGGGGAGGTTCGGCGCGGCGGTGTCGGTGCTGCTGGCCGCGGTGCTGCTCTTCCCCGGGCTGGTGCCCAACGCGCGGTTCCGCGCGGGGAGTCTGGTGGAGACCTTCCTGCCGTGGCTCGGTGTCCTCGCCGCGCTGCTGCTGGTCGTGGGGCTCGCGCGGCGCTCGCCGCTCGCGGTCGGCGCGGCGCTGCTGCCGGTCGCCGCGTGGCTGCTGCTCTTCGCCCCGGCGGCGACGGGCGGGGCCTCCGGTGACGGCGCGCGGCTGTCGGTGGTGCAGCACAACGTGAGCGACGAGAACCCCGACCCGGTCGGCACCGCGCGGGCGCTGGCCGCGCCGGCTCCGGACCTGATCGCGGTGGAGGAGCTGACCGAGGAGGCGGCGCCGTCCTACCGCCGGGCGCTGCGCGAGGCGTACCCGCACCACGTGGCGTACGGGACGGTCGCCCTCTGGTCGCGGCACCCGCTGCTCTCCGACGAACCGGTGGACCTGCGCCCCTCCGGGGTGGGCGACCAGTGGCGGCGCGGGCTGCGCACGGTGGTGCGCACGCCCCACGGGGACATCGCGGTGTACGTGGTGCACCTGCCGTCGCTGCGGATCACCGCCGAGGGGATGCGCACCCAGCGCCGCGACGAGAGCGCGCGGCTGCTCGGCCGGCGGCTGGAGCGGGAGCGGGCCGGGCGGGTGCTCGTCGTCGGGGACCTCAACGGAACCCTCGACGACCGCGGCCTCGCACCCGTCACCCGGCGGCTGGGGCGCCCGCAGGGGCATTTCGCCTTCAGCTGGCCGGAACGGTTCCCGGTGGCCCGGATCGATCACGTGCTCGGGCGGTCGGCGGCCGTCGTGGACGTGCGCACACTGCCCGCGACCGGAAGCGACCACCTGCCCGTGCTGGCCCGGGTGGACCCGCGCGGGGGCTGA
- a CDS encoding DNA repair ATPase, which translates to MTTSPTAPQPRDPAADPADGTAAGPGLDGAAYDVLRDRLAAQAGELALRAEALDARRTEAFGSTAPAATGTLTLRTAHPARAADLAALGDALLFGVRDLPDTVTAGGGPAVGDVFSLHARDGSPLPEDAVPGLLDDPAFRTEFAALHRYYRRARLLRLRRAGQKLLAVFRTGERVADLRVLRWSVAADGSVAFLDARGERDARAPAPGGAPGVAWTEATRDDHVLGRRPHVAVAEGVGVSTVGGHLTVTTGDDPAPAHQEPVAEPLQSLADADLAHARVGPLVLLRVRPYKEEEWRHLVVHTPTGAVHRLDAPDGAFRRLPDDQGVVHPGGVLLADGTGKSFEDRPATALEFDRELRSPLGEDVLYAYHAHGLAPGLLLSYNMLRKELAAPLRCTGWARHEDGTLAVLRADDGGEPTRVHPVQLWRTPYVADTRADAYGGNGPLARVGNPDLVRALGACLSLARTARGATAPTTAVYRALRDDCAAVLDRHPWLGDPELGALHEPLARVRETAGQIIDEFQHVTDLTRQAAQALDEAAEEATALVRRVRGEAPKSADGWVASLTALRRAHGRILATKDLRYADPERADRLAADLGEETAAAARRAVSHLARPDAFAAHHQDAARLTEEAEALATAAEAAPLARALDEHTERLTTVSEVVAGIDISDATVRTGVLESVAEVLGAVNRARATLAARRRALAETEGRAEFGAELALLAQATTAALAAADTPESCAGQLAGLLLRVEDLESRFAEQDTFLDALATRREEIHEAFTTRGQTLADARARHAQRLADSADRVLASLTRRLAALHDQEAVTAFLATDPMAAKVTRTIEALREADDPVRAEEIAGRLKAARQEAARALRDRADLYADGGRTVRLGRHRFAVTPRPAELTLVPDGDTLAFALSGTDYRSPVTDPGFAATRPYWEQTLPSESAEVYRAEHLAARLLTAHGADALATADLPALVRAAAEAAPEEGYERGVHDHDTVQILGALLPLHQGAGLLRFPAAERAAAQLFWAHHTEPAARSGLTRRARSLARARAAFGPTGAEEELRAELADALATSGAPGTDGVDTGLAAAYLFEELAEAREGFAAGGAARALLEKFRRTAGPAYDEDLAALGPGSLPAAHQLVTAWLTAATTASGDTTEPGDLAEAAAIELCPDLVRYELDAPLTATAGELLGDHPRIHRRTLALRLDTFLARTRHFTTRTLPGFRAYQARRAALVAAERDRLRLDQHRTGVLTSFVRNRLIDEVYLPLIGDNLAKQLGAAGAARRTDHSGLLLLLSPPGYGKTTLMEYVADRLGLLRVRVDGPAIGHRVTSLDPAEAPDATARQEIEKINFALAAGGNTLLHIDDIQHLSPELLQKFIPLCDAQRRVDGVQNGRARSYDLRGKRFAICMTGNPYTESGRLFRVPDMLANRADVWNLGDVLTGKEDAFAQSFVENALTSHPDLAPLAGRDRADLDLFLRFARGDASARPDALATPCPPAERERATAVLRHLLTARETVLAVNAAYIASAAQADETRTEPPFRLQGSYRNMNRIAERVSPVMDEAELAALIDDHYRAEAQTLTGGAEANLLRLAQLRGRLTEEQAARWEQVCAAHVRHQAVGGGDGDQFGRAVAALGLLADRLAAVEGAIRDGGGK; encoded by the coding sequence ATGACCACCTCGCCCACCGCACCGCAGCCCCGCGACCCGGCAGCCGACCCGGCCGACGGCACCGCCGCCGGGCCCGGGCTCGACGGTGCCGCCTACGACGTGCTGCGGGACCGGCTCGCCGCCCAGGCGGGCGAACTGGCCCTCAGGGCCGAGGCGCTGGACGCCCGGCGTACCGAGGCGTTCGGGTCGACGGCCCCGGCCGCCACCGGCACCCTCACCCTGCGCACCGCCCACCCGGCCCGCGCCGCCGACCTCGCCGCGCTCGGCGACGCCCTGCTGTTCGGCGTACGGGACCTGCCCGACACCGTGACGGCCGGCGGCGGCCCGGCGGTGGGCGACGTGTTCTCGCTGCACGCCCGCGACGGCTCGCCACTGCCCGAGGACGCGGTGCCGGGACTGCTCGACGACCCGGCGTTCCGCACCGAGTTCGCGGCGCTGCACCGCTACTACCGCCGGGCCCGGCTGCTGCGCCTGCGGCGGGCCGGGCAGAAACTGCTCGCCGTCTTCCGGACCGGCGAGCGCGTCGCGGACCTGCGAGTGCTGCGCTGGTCGGTCGCCGCCGACGGCTCCGTCGCCTTCCTCGACGCCCGAGGCGAGCGCGACGCCCGGGCACCCGCCCCCGGAGGGGCGCCGGGCGTCGCATGGACCGAGGCCACCCGCGACGACCACGTCCTCGGCCGCCGCCCGCACGTCGCCGTCGCCGAGGGCGTCGGCGTCTCCACCGTCGGCGGCCACCTCACCGTCACCACCGGGGACGACCCGGCCCCCGCCCACCAGGAGCCGGTCGCCGAGCCCCTCCAGTCGCTGGCCGACGCCGACCTCGCCCACGCCCGCGTCGGCCCCCTCGTCCTGCTGCGGGTGCGCCCGTACAAGGAGGAGGAGTGGCGCCACCTCGTCGTCCACACCCCGACCGGCGCCGTGCACCGGCTCGACGCCCCCGACGGGGCCTTCCGCCGCCTCCCCGACGACCAGGGAGTCGTCCACCCCGGCGGCGTCCTCCTCGCCGACGGCACCGGCAAGAGCTTCGAGGACCGGCCCGCCACCGCCCTGGAGTTCGACCGGGAACTGCGCTCCCCGCTCGGCGAGGACGTGCTGTACGCGTACCACGCCCACGGCCTCGCCCCCGGGCTGCTGCTCTCCTACAACATGCTCCGCAAGGAACTGGCCGCCCCGCTGCGCTGCACCGGCTGGGCCCGGCACGAGGACGGCACCCTCGCCGTGCTCCGCGCCGACGACGGCGGCGAACCCACCCGCGTCCACCCCGTCCAGCTCTGGCGCACCCCCTACGTCGCCGACACCCGGGCCGACGCCTACGGGGGGAACGGGCCGCTCGCCCGGGTCGGCAACCCCGACCTCGTACGGGCCCTCGGCGCCTGCCTCTCGCTGGCCCGGACGGCGCGCGGCGCCACCGCGCCCACCACCGCCGTCTACCGCGCGCTGCGCGACGACTGCGCCGCCGTCCTCGACCGGCACCCCTGGCTCGGCGACCCCGAACTCGGCGCGCTGCACGAGCCGCTGGCGCGCGTGAGGGAGACCGCCGGGCAGATCATCGACGAGTTCCAGCACGTCACCGACCTCACCCGACAGGCCGCGCAGGCCCTCGACGAAGCCGCCGAGGAGGCCACCGCCCTGGTCCGACGCGTCCGGGGCGAGGCGCCGAAGTCCGCCGACGGCTGGGTCGCCTCCCTCACCGCGCTGCGCCGCGCCCACGGCCGCATCCTCGCCACCAAGGACCTGCGGTACGCCGACCCCGAGCGCGCCGACCGGCTCGCCGCCGATCTCGGCGAGGAGACGGCGGCGGCCGCCCGCCGCGCCGTCAGCCACCTCGCCCGCCCCGACGCCTTCGCCGCCCACCACCAGGACGCGGCCCGCCTCACCGAGGAGGCCGAGGCCCTGGCCACCGCCGCGGAGGCCGCGCCGCTGGCCCGCGCCCTGGACGAGCACACCGAGCGGCTCACCACCGTCTCCGAGGTCGTCGCGGGCATCGACATCTCCGACGCCACCGTCCGCACCGGCGTCCTGGAGTCCGTCGCCGAGGTCCTCGGCGCCGTCAACCGCGCCCGCGCCACCCTCGCGGCCCGCCGCCGCGCGCTGGCCGAGACCGAGGGCCGCGCCGAGTTCGGCGCCGAACTCGCCCTGCTCGCCCAGGCCACCACCGCGGCGCTGGCCGCCGCCGACACCCCCGAGAGCTGCGCCGGACAACTCGCCGGACTGCTGCTGCGCGTCGAGGACCTGGAGAGCCGCTTCGCCGAACAGGACACCTTCCTCGACGCCCTCGCCACGCGCCGCGAGGAGATCCACGAGGCGTTCACCACCCGCGGCCAGACCCTCGCCGACGCCCGCGCCCGCCACGCCCAGCGGCTCGCCGACTCCGCCGACCGGGTCCTCGCCTCCCTCACCCGGCGCCTGGCCGCCCTCCACGACCAGGAAGCGGTCACCGCCTTCCTCGCCACCGACCCGATGGCGGCCAAGGTCACCCGCACCATCGAGGCGCTGCGCGAGGCGGACGACCCGGTCCGCGCGGAGGAAATCGCCGGCCGGCTCAAGGCCGCCCGCCAGGAGGCCGCCCGTGCCCTGCGCGACCGCGCCGACCTCTACGCCGACGGCGGCCGCACCGTACGCCTGGGACGCCACCGCTTCGCCGTCACCCCCCGCCCCGCGGAACTCACCCTCGTCCCGGACGGCGACACTCTCGCCTTCGCCCTCAGCGGCACCGACTACCGCAGCCCCGTCACCGACCCCGGCTTCGCCGCCACCCGCCCCTACTGGGAGCAGACCCTCCCCTCGGAGTCCGCCGAGGTCTACCGCGCCGAACATCTCGCCGCCCGGCTGCTGACCGCCCACGGCGCCGACGCCCTCGCCACCGCCGACCTGCCCGCACTGGTCCGCGCCGCCGCCGAGGCCGCGCCCGAGGAAGGGTACGAACGCGGCGTCCACGACCACGACACCGTACAGATCCTCGGCGCCCTGCTGCCGCTCCACCAAGGGGCCGGCCTGCTCCGCTTCCCCGCCGCCGAACGCGCCGCCGCCCAGCTCTTCTGGGCCCACCACACCGAGCCCGCCGCCCGGTCCGGCCTCACCCGCCGCGCCCGTTCCCTGGCCCGCGCCCGCGCCGCGTTCGGCCCGACCGGCGCCGAGGAGGAGCTGCGCGCCGAACTCGCCGACGCCCTCGCCACGAGCGGTGCGCCCGGCACCGACGGCGTCGACACCGGCCTGGCCGCCGCCTACCTCTTCGAGGAACTGGCCGAGGCGCGCGAGGGGTTCGCCGCGGGCGGCGCCGCCCGTGCCCTGCTGGAGAAGTTCCGCCGCACCGCCGGCCCCGCCTACGACGAGGACCTCGCCGCCCTCGGCCCCGGCTCGCTGCCCGCCGCCCACCAGCTCGTCACCGCCTGGCTCACCGCCGCCACCACCGCCAGCGGCGACACCACCGAACCCGGCGACCTCGCCGAGGCCGCCGCCATCGAACTCTGCCCCGACCTCGTCCGGTACGAGCTGGACGCGCCGCTCACCGCCACCGCCGGCGAACTCCTCGGCGACCACCCGCGCATCCACCGCCGCACCCTCGCCCTGCGCCTCGACACCTTCCTCGCACGCACCCGGCACTTCACCACCCGCACCCTGCCCGGCTTCCGTGCCTACCAGGCCCGCCGTGCCGCCCTCGTCGCCGCCGAACGCGACCGGCTCCGCCTCGACCAGCACCGCACCGGCGTGCTCACCTCCTTCGTCCGCAACCGCCTCATCGACGAGGTCTACCTGCCCCTCATCGGCGACAACCTCGCCAAACAGCTCGGCGCCGCCGGAGCCGCCCGCCGCACCGACCACAGCGGCCTGCTGCTCCTGCTCTCCCCGCCCGGCTACGGCAAGACGACCCTCATGGAATACGTCGCCGACCGGCTCGGCCTGCTCCGGGTCCGTGTCGACGGGCCGGCCATCGGCCACCGCGTCACCTCACTCGACCCGGCCGAGGCCCCCGACGCCACCGCCCGCCAGGAGATCGAGAAGATCAACTTTGCGCTGGCGGCGGGCGGCAACACCCTGCTGCACATCGACGACATCCAGCACCTCTCGCCCGAACTCCTCCAGAAGTTCATCCCGCTCTGCGACGCCCAGCGCCGCGTGGACGGTGTCCAGAACGGCCGCGCCCGCAGCTACGACCTGCGCGGCAAGCGGTTCGCCATCTGCATGACCGGCAACCCGTACACCGAGTCGGGGCGCCTCTTCCGCGTCCCCGACATGCTCGCCAACCGGGCCGACGTCTGGAACCTCGGCGACGTCCTCACCGGCAAGGAGGACGCCTTCGCGCAGAGCTTCGTGGAGAACGCCCTCACCTCCCACCCCGACCTCGCCCCGCTGGCCGGCCGCGACCGCGCCGACCTGGACCTCTTCCTCCGCTTCGCCCGGGGCGACGCCTCGGCCCGCCCGGACGCGCTCGCGACGCCCTGCCCGCCCGCCGAGCGCGAGCGCGCCACCGCCGTCCTGCGCCACCTGCTCACCGCCCGCGAGACGGTCCTCGCGGTCAACGCCGCGTACATCGCCTCCGCCGCCCAGGCGGACGAGACCCGCACCGAACCGCCGTTCCGCCTCCAGGGCTCGTACCGCAACATGAACCGGATCGCCGAGCGCGTCTCGCCCGTCATGGACGAGGCCGAACTCGCCGCGCTCATCGACGACCACTACCGGGCCGAGGCCCAGACCCTCACCGGCGGCGCCGAGGCCAATCTGCTCAGACTCGCCCAGTTGCGCGGCCGGCTGACCGAGGAGCAGGCCGCGCGCTGGGAGCAGGTCTGTGCCGCCCACGTACGCCACCAGGCCGTCGGCGGCGGGGACGGTGACCAGTTCGGCCGGGCCGTCGCCGCCCTCGGGCTGCTCGCCGACCGGCTCGCGGCGGTCGAGGGGGCCATCCGGGATGGCGGGGGCAAGTGA
- a CDS encoding PucR family transcriptional regulator has product MTTEQQVEDWVSGYDRILAEVGETGRRLTREEIHDRRTLGERAADAGIPLRTLVGRHLAVTREHWPASASTPAAVDGVLAAVEQSVDAFASGYERAQRMAVRQEEAARREFIDDLLYGRSDLGRIAERAERFGLLLSHAHAVAVAVGPEPYDETDPVPQLVERALTGRFGERSILVTTKDGRLICVAPADQDEVLLYFAKQAHAATDGGQVAVGRPHPGAGGVVQSYEEALNALDLAERLGLDEPVVRSADLLVYPVLTRDRQAIADLVTSVLGPLTQARGGAEPLLDTLIAYFDAGCVAAQAARDLSLSVRALTYRLARIHRMTGHNPADPLHRYTLQTAVLGARLAGWPGAPL; this is encoded by the coding sequence TTGACGACCGAGCAGCAGGTGGAGGACTGGGTGTCCGGGTATGACCGGATACTCGCGGAGGTGGGCGAGACCGGGCGGCGGCTCACCCGGGAGGAGATACACGACCGCAGGACGCTCGGTGAGCGGGCCGCCGATGCCGGGATACCGCTGCGCACCCTCGTCGGCCGCCATCTCGCCGTGACCAGGGAACACTGGCCGGCCTCCGCCAGTACCCCGGCGGCGGTGGACGGGGTGCTGGCGGCGGTGGAGCAGTCCGTGGACGCCTTCGCCTCGGGGTACGAGCGGGCGCAGCGGATGGCGGTGCGCCAGGAGGAGGCGGCCCGCCGCGAGTTCATCGACGACCTGCTGTACGGGCGCAGCGACCTCGGGCGGATCGCGGAGCGGGCGGAACGGTTCGGGCTGCTGCTGTCGCACGCCCACGCGGTGGCGGTCGCGGTGGGCCCGGAACCGTACGACGAGACGGACCCGGTGCCGCAGCTGGTGGAGCGGGCGCTGACCGGCCGGTTCGGGGAGCGGTCGATCCTGGTGACCACCAAGGACGGGCGGCTGATCTGCGTCGCCCCCGCCGACCAGGACGAGGTGCTGCTGTACTTCGCCAAGCAGGCGCACGCGGCCACCGACGGCGGCCAGGTCGCGGTGGGCCGCCCGCACCCGGGGGCGGGCGGGGTGGTGCAGTCCTACGAGGAGGCGCTGAACGCGCTGGACCTGGCGGAGCGGCTGGGACTGGACGAGCCGGTGGTGCGCTCGGCGGACCTGCTGGTCTACCCGGTGCTGACCCGGGACCGGCAGGCCATCGCCGACCTGGTGACCAGCGTGCTGGGGCCGCTGACCCAGGCGCGGGGCGGTGCGGAACCGCTGCTGGACACGCTGATCGCCTACTTCGACGCCGGCTGCGTGGCGGCCCAGGCCGCCCGGGACCTCAGTCTGAGCGTGCGCGCGCTGACCTACCGCCTCGCCCGCATCCACCGTATGACGGGCCACAACCCCGCGGACCCCCTGCATCGTTACACCCTTCAGACAGCCGTGCTCGGGGCCCGCCTGGCAGGCTGGCCCGGGGCCCCGCTGTAA